One part of the Truepera radiovictrix DSM 17093 genome encodes these proteins:
- a CDS encoding enoyl-CoA hydratase/isomerase family protein, with translation MAELLTHDHPLPEGACVRVLTLNRPERRNALSPALQEALLAALEAAEAAAHVRALVLTGAGDAFCSGLDLGALKDLSRRSTEENRRDSARFARLLERLYTHPKPVVAALNGPAVAGGAGLVNACDLAVMGAGARIGYTEARIGFVAALVGVFLVRQVGEKRAKDLLLSARLVGAEEAERMGLVNEVCAAEAVLPRALERAAALAANAPSSLAMTKLLLAGVPSLGLAEGLRYAGELNALARTTDDLKEGVAAFLEKRAPRWGRPQGATRG, from the coding sequence ATGGCCGAACTGCTCACCCACGACCACCCGCTGCCCGAGGGCGCGTGCGTGCGCGTCCTGACGCTCAACCGCCCGGAGCGCCGCAACGCGCTCTCGCCCGCGCTGCAAGAGGCGCTCCTAGCGGCCCTCGAGGCGGCCGAAGCGGCCGCTCACGTGCGGGCGCTCGTGCTGACGGGCGCCGGCGACGCCTTCTGCTCCGGGCTCGACCTGGGCGCGCTCAAGGACTTAAGCCGCCGGAGCACGGAGGAAAACCGCCGCGATTCGGCGCGCTTCGCCCGGCTTTTGGAGCGCCTCTACACCCACCCCAAACCGGTCGTCGCGGCGCTCAACGGCCCCGCGGTCGCGGGCGGCGCGGGGCTGGTCAACGCCTGCGACCTCGCGGTGATGGGTGCAGGCGCCCGCATCGGCTACACAGAGGCGCGTATCGGCTTCGTCGCGGCCCTCGTCGGGGTTTTTCTGGTGCGTCAGGTCGGCGAAAAGCGCGCCAAAGACCTTCTGCTCTCGGCGCGCCTCGTCGGCGCCGAGGAGGCCGAACGCATGGGGCTCGTCAACGAGGTGTGCGCCGCCGAGGCGGTGCTGCCGCGGGCGCTCGAGCGCGCCGCGGCGCTCGCCGCCAACGCCCCGTCGTCGCTGGCGATGACCAAGCTGCTGCTCGCCGGGGTGCCGAGTCTAGGGCTCGCCGAAGGGTTGCGCTACGCGGGCGAGCTCAACGCCCTCGCGCGGACCACCGACGACCTCAAAGAGGGGGTCGCGGCGTTTTTGGAGAAGCGCGCCCCGCGCTGGGGGCGTCCCCAAGGCGCGACCCGAGGCTAG
- a CDS encoding D-alanine--D-alanine ligase family protein translates to MCKLHTPSRSGRPRVLLLCGGRSDEHEVSLASARSVLAAAGSAFAVTPLVIGRDGRLLPEAASRRVLCTPVPDTPPDALTATGALELSALEPGAFDVVFPLLHGPFGEDGSVQGLLKLLGLPFVGSDVLGSAVGMDKGMMKAVFAAHGLPQVPYRLMTRSAWRRDPEGVLASLMDFGLPVFVKPANLGSSVGISRADDPEGLREALETAARYDRRVLVERGLARARELEVGVLGNDAPRASVVGEIRYESLFYDYSTKYTEGEAEPLIPAPIPPELAARCQALALEAFRAVDAAGLARVDFFLAGGELYLNEINTMPGFTRTSMFPKLWEASGVPYDALITQLIALALEAR, encoded by the coding sequence ATGTGTAAGTTACACACACCTAGTCGGAGCGGCCGCCCCAGGGTGCTGCTCCTCTGCGGCGGCCGCTCCGACGAACACGAGGTGTCGCTCGCCTCGGCGCGCTCCGTGTTGGCGGCGGCGGGGTCAGCGTTCGCCGTGACGCCCCTGGTGATCGGCCGCGACGGGCGGCTTCTGCCGGAGGCGGCCTCGCGGCGCGTTCTCTGCACACCGGTACCGGACACCCCACCGGACGCGCTCACGGCGACCGGCGCGCTCGAGCTGAGCGCCCTCGAGCCGGGCGCGTTCGACGTCGTCTTCCCGCTGCTGCACGGCCCTTTCGGCGAAGACGGCAGCGTGCAGGGGCTGCTCAAGCTCCTGGGGCTCCCCTTCGTCGGTTCGGACGTTTTGGGGAGCGCTGTGGGGATGGACAAGGGGATGATGAAGGCGGTTTTCGCCGCGCACGGGCTGCCGCAGGTGCCCTACCGGCTCATGACCAGGAGCGCGTGGCGGCGCGACCCCGAAGGGGTCCTGGCGTCCCTTATGGATTTCGGCCTGCCCGTGTTTGTCAAACCCGCTAACCTCGGGTCGTCGGTCGGCATTAGCCGCGCGGACGACCCCGAGGGGCTGCGCGAGGCGCTCGAGACCGCCGCCCGTTACGACCGCCGCGTGCTCGTCGAACGGGGCCTCGCCCGCGCGCGCGAGCTCGAGGTCGGCGTCTTGGGCAACGACGCCCCCCGGGCGAGCGTCGTCGGCGAGATCCGCTACGAGAGCCTCTTTTACGACTACAGCACCAAGTACACGGAGGGCGAGGCGGAGCCCCTGATCCCCGCCCCCATCCCGCCCGAGCTCGCCGCGCGCTGCCAAGCGCTCGCGCTTGAAGCGTTTCGGGCGGTCGACGCCGCCGGCCTCGCCCGCGTCGACTTCTTCCTCGCCGGCGGCGAGCTCTACCTCAACGAGATCAACACCATGCCCGGCTTTACCCGCACGAGCATGTTCCCCAAACTGTGGGAGGCGAGCGGGGTGCCCTACGACGCGCTCATCACGCAGCTCATCGCGCTGGCGCTCGAAGCGCGCTAG
- a CDS encoding HNH endonuclease: MLILNASYEPLHVCSVKRAVALLMHDVAERVEDSDKVLRSPSQVFPVPSVVRLKKFVKRPPRHRVAFNRKNVFRRDDHTCQYCLSRESDLTLDHVLPRSRGGATNWENVVACCRRCNARKRDRTPEEAQMTLKRRPYAPRFMFSSAYGILPNIDPIWEKYLPKGS, translated from the coding sequence GTGCTCATCCTCAACGCCTCGTACGAACCGCTGCACGTGTGTTCGGTCAAACGGGCCGTGGCCCTTCTCATGCACGACGTCGCCGAGCGCGTCGAGGACTCCGACAAGGTCCTGCGTTCGCCCAGCCAGGTCTTTCCGGTGCCGAGCGTCGTGCGGCTTAAAAAGTTCGTCAAACGCCCCCCGCGCCACCGCGTCGCTTTCAACCGCAAAAACGTCTTTCGCCGCGACGACCACACCTGCCAGTACTGCCTGTCGCGCGAGAGCGACCTGACCCTAGACCACGTGCTGCCGCGCAGCCGCGGCGGCGCGACGAACTGGGAGAACGTGGTCGCCTGCTGCCGCCGCTGCAACGCGCGTAAGCGCGACCGCACCCCCGAAGAGGCGCAGATGACCCTCAAGCGCCGCCCCTACGCGCCGCGCTTTATGTTCTCGTCGGCCTACGGCATCCTGCCCAACATCGACCCCATCTGGGAGAAGTACCTGCCTAAAGGGAGCTGA
- a CDS encoding fluoride efflux transporter FluC — protein MPKPQDPPPTPPRLPPPADTLAVAAGGALGALLRYAFVLAFPAHAGAFPKVTFYENLAGAFVLAFVLTALLERWPQLGRLRAALCTGVLGSFTTFSTFSLELLALGSSGGRQTASLYAVLSVTGGLCAAASGLWLARRYVVGRR, from the coding sequence ATGCCCAAACCGCAGGACCCACCCCCCACCCCGCCGCGGCTGCCGCCGCCCGCCGACACCCTCGCGGTCGCCGCGGGCGGCGCGCTCGGGGCGCTGTTGCGTTACGCCTTCGTGCTCGCTTTCCCAGCGCACGCGGGCGCCTTTCCCAAGGTCACCTTTTACGAAAACCTCGCGGGCGCCTTTGTCCTGGCCTTCGTCCTCACCGCGCTGCTCGAGCGCTGGCCGCAGCTCGGGCGCCTGCGCGCGGCGCTCTGCACCGGCGTGCTCGGCTCTTTTACCACCTTCTCGACCTTTAGCTTAGAGCTCCTAGCGCTCGGCTCGAGCGGTGGGCGGCAGACCGCCTCGCTCTACGCGGTGCTTAGCGTGACGGGCGGGCTCTGCGCCGCCGCCTCGGGGCTGTGGCTCGCGCGGCGCTACGTGGTGGGTCGGCGGTGA
- a CDS encoding fluoride efflux transporter FluC: MKPAFFVAFALAGALGVTARYLLDVTLTTRLRTPYWNWGVLSVNLSGAFLLGLLVDLSARHPLLEGYRVLLGSGFLGAYTTFSTWMYDTVRLLERERWRAAYFSAALVPLLGVALIALGFALAAQGSGWAGLG; this comes from the coding sequence GTGAAACCGGCCTTTTTCGTTGCTTTCGCGCTCGCGGGCGCGCTGGGGGTCACCGCCCGCTACCTGCTCGACGTCACCCTCACGACGCGCCTGCGCACCCCCTACTGGAACTGGGGGGTCTTGAGCGTGAACCTCTCGGGAGCGTTTTTGCTGGGGCTGCTCGTAGACCTCAGCGCGCGCCACCCCCTCCTTGAAGGGTACCGCGTCCTGCTCGGCAGCGGCTTTTTGGGGGCGTACACGACCTTTTCCACCTGGATGTACGACACCGTGCGGCTGCTGGAGCGCGAACGTTGGCGCGCCGCCTACTTTAGCGCCGCCCTCGTGCCGCTGCTGGGGGTGGCGCTGATCGCGCTCGGGTTTGCGCTCGCGGCGCAGGGTTCGGGTTGGGCGGGTCTCGGTTAG
- a CDS encoding cation:proton antiporter, translating to MLASALLILLGGFFFGQLVKRLGAPPLVGMIAAGVLLGPQGLDLLGSAVLGSAEALRTVAVMVILMKAGLGLDRQKLKEQGTVAARLGFLPAACEAVVVALAARYLFGFDLLTGLLLGVILSAESPAVIVPGMLRLKSLGWGVQKGVPDAIMTGSALSDVLVLLLFSLLLGFAGGEGAHGLTLGALTLTPLQALPLRVLVEILLGLAVGWLAARLTVHLLVKQNWTESAVQDVIVTASLALALVLGATAWPVYSGYLAVMAMGFFLVLYSAPFARRVRGEFDGLWTVAEIVLFVLLGATVDLSVLGSVLLPGLALLAVGLLVGRMLGWLLSTWGSNWTWGERLFLLPGNMAKATVQAAIGALPLAAGVAGGEVILALSALAILVTAPLGAWLTQLTAPLLLQKGEVDPTKVAVATQALILAAVDTSSLADEVLRKAAALARQSDGKVTVLHVAEDTSPAALEALSARVTQNLLDVRHRFVTAAGPTAEAILREAEALNATEVVVGKRGHRPAWQVPIGSVSQALLERSTLPLIVVEGAAEAPRRVGVFRARRGRP from the coding sequence GTGCTAGCGAGCGCGCTGCTCATCTTGCTGGGCGGCTTTTTCTTCGGGCAGCTCGTCAAACGCCTCGGCGCCCCCCCGCTCGTCGGGATGATCGCCGCGGGGGTGCTCCTCGGCCCGCAGGGGCTCGACCTGTTGGGCAGCGCGGTGCTGGGGAGCGCCGAGGCGCTGCGCACGGTCGCGGTGATGGTCATCTTGATGAAAGCGGGCCTGGGGCTCGACCGGCAGAAGCTCAAGGAGCAGGGCACGGTCGCCGCGCGGCTGGGGTTTTTACCGGCGGCCTGTGAGGCGGTGGTGGTGGCGCTGGCCGCGCGCTACCTCTTCGGCTTCGACCTGCTCACCGGTCTGCTCTTAGGCGTCATCTTGAGCGCCGAGTCGCCGGCGGTCATCGTCCCCGGCATGCTGCGCCTCAAAAGCCTCGGTTGGGGCGTGCAGAAGGGCGTCCCCGACGCGATCATGACCGGCAGCGCGCTCTCGGACGTGCTGGTGCTGCTGCTCTTTAGCCTGCTGCTGGGCTTTGCGGGGGGTGAGGGGGCGCACGGCCTGACGCTCGGCGCCTTGACGCTCACGCCGCTTCAAGCCCTGCCGCTGCGGGTACTTGTCGAGATCCTCTTGGGGCTCGCCGTGGGGTGGCTTGCGGCGCGGCTCACCGTGCACCTCTTGGTCAAACAGAACTGGACCGAGAGCGCCGTGCAGGACGTGATCGTGACCGCGAGCTTGGCGCTCGCGCTGGTGCTCGGGGCGACCGCGTGGCCCGTCTACTCGGGGTACCTGGCCGTCATGGCGATGGGTTTTTTTCTGGTGCTCTATAGCGCCCCCTTTGCGCGGCGCGTCCGCGGGGAGTTCGACGGGCTCTGGACGGTCGCCGAGATCGTGCTCTTCGTGCTCTTGGGGGCGACCGTCGACCTCTCGGTGCTGGGCAGCGTGCTGCTGCCGGGGCTCGCCCTTTTAGCCGTCGGCCTGCTGGTCGGGCGGATGCTCGGGTGGCTGCTCTCGACCTGGGGGAGCAACTGGACCTGGGGGGAGCGGCTCTTTCTGCTCCCCGGCAACATGGCCAAAGCGACCGTGCAGGCGGCGATCGGCGCCCTGCCGCTCGCCGCGGGCGTCGCGGGCGGCGAGGTGATCCTCGCGCTCTCGGCGCTCGCCATCCTCGTCACCGCCCCCTTGGGGGCGTGGCTCACCCAGCTGACGGCACCTTTGCTGCTCCAAAAGGGCGAGGTCGACCCGACGAAGGTCGCCGTCGCCACGCAGGCGCTCATCTTGGCCGCCGTGGACACCTCGAGCTTGGCCGACGAGGTGCTGCGCAAGGCGGCGGCGCTCGCGCGCCAGAGCGACGGCAAGGTCACCGTGCTGCACGTCGCCGAAGACACCTCACCGGCAGCGCTCGAGGCGCTTAGCGCGCGCGTCACGCAGAACCTCCTCGACGTCCGGCACCGCTTCGTCACCGCTGCGGGCCCCACCGCCGAGGCGATCTTGCGCGAGGCGGAGGCCCTTAACGCCACCGAGGTCGTGGTCGGCAAACGCGGCCACCGCCCCGCGTGGCAGGTCCCCATCGGTTCGGTGTCGCAGGCGCTTTTGGAGCGCAGCACGCTCCCCTTGATCGTCGTCGAGGGGGCCGCGGAGGCGCCGCGGCGGGTCGGCGTCTTTCGCGCGCGCCGAGGGCGCCCCTAG
- a CDS encoding heavy metal translocating P-type ATPase codes for MTCPTCAPDAPYPEADDVSGSTNRPRRPRSRHRLATCAQGDAATRESAAEQLTPATPWYRTGAGGHALCVGVLFAMAVALSLALPERAPWAYALTTLVGAWPLARKAASGALAGRPFGMSTLVSLAALGALLIGEAAEGALVVTLFLLGERLEGVAAARARRSVSALAALTPKTARVLEAGGVRVLSAASLRPGQRVRVAPGERIPADGVVLEGASTVDESPLTGESVPRSRGVGEAVFAGSVNGEGALTVAVTRPGDDNLLARTQRLVDEAQRRRSRSERLIDRFSRRYTPGVLAAALLAALLPPLVAGAAWETSLYRALALLLIGCPCALVLGVPAAMTSALAAGARRGLLVKGGAVFEALARVRTVALDKTGTLSQARLEVTDVVPLGRSAEAVLELAGAVEATSAHPLAQAITAHARAAGLSLPEVSAAQALPGRAVAGTVGDVRVVVASPRYAALLTPLGGAVRARVAALEAAGKTVAVTLVGGEVAGLIALRDAVRPEARRATEALRALGLRVVVLTGDNRRAAAALAAPLGLEVRAELLPEAKLRLVERLGPGVMMVGDGINDAPALARADVGVAMGGGTDVALETADAALLRAELTGVADLVALARRALRTVRANIAIALGLKALFLATTLLGVTGLWAAILADTGATALVTANALRLLRPTTAPRPGGR; via the coding sequence ATGACCTGCCCGACCTGCGCCCCCGACGCCCCCTACCCGGAGGCCGATGATGTGAGCGGCTCCACGAACCGTCCCCGCCGACCCCGGAGCCGGCATCGTCTCGCGACGTGCGCACAGGGCGACGCTGCTACCCGTGAGAGCGCCGCCGAGCAGCTGACCCCCGCCACGCCTTGGTACCGGACGGGCGCGGGGGGGCACGCGCTCTGCGTAGGGGTGCTCTTCGCGATGGCCGTCGCCCTCTCGCTCGCCCTCCCGGAGAGGGCCCCTTGGGCCTACGCGCTCACGACGCTCGTCGGGGCTTGGCCGCTCGCCCGCAAGGCGGCCTCGGGCGCCCTGGCGGGCCGCCCCTTCGGCATGAGCACCTTGGTGAGCCTCGCCGCCCTCGGCGCGCTGCTCATCGGCGAAGCGGCCGAGGGGGCCCTGGTCGTCACCCTCTTTCTCCTCGGCGAACGCTTGGAGGGCGTCGCGGCGGCGCGCGCGCGGCGGAGCGTGAGCGCCCTCGCCGCGCTCACCCCGAAGACGGCGCGGGTGCTCGAGGCGGGGGGCGTGCGGGTGCTCAGCGCGGCCTCGTTGCGGCCGGGGCAGCGGGTGCGGGTCGCCCCCGGCGAGCGCATCCCCGCCGACGGGGTGGTGCTCGAGGGGGCGTCGACCGTCGACGAGAGCCCCCTCACCGGGGAGAGCGTGCCGCGCTCTCGGGGGGTGGGTGAGGCGGTCTTCGCGGGGAGCGTGAACGGCGAGGGCGCCCTGACCGTCGCGGTGACGCGGCCCGGCGACGACAACCTCCTCGCGCGCACCCAGCGCCTGGTCGACGAGGCGCAGCGGCGCCGCTCGCGATCGGAGCGCCTTATTGACCGCTTTAGCCGCCGCTACACCCCCGGCGTGCTCGCCGCCGCACTCCTCGCGGCCCTCCTCCCCCCGCTCGTGGCGGGGGCGGCTTGGGAGACCTCGCTCTACCGCGCGCTCGCGCTCTTGCTGATCGGCTGCCCCTGCGCGCTGGTGCTGGGCGTCCCGGCGGCGATGACGAGCGCCCTCGCCGCGGGCGCCCGCCGCGGCCTGCTCGTCAAGGGCGGCGCGGTCTTCGAGGCTTTAGCGCGCGTGCGCACCGTCGCTCTCGACAAGACCGGCACGCTCAGCCAAGCGCGGCTCGAGGTCACGGACGTCGTCCCCTTGGGGCGCTCGGCCGAGGCGGTGCTCGAGCTCGCCGGGGCCGTCGAGGCGACCTCCGCCCACCCGCTCGCCCAGGCCATCACGGCGCACGCCCGCGCGGCGGGGCTCTCGCTCCCGGAGGTGAGCGCGGCGCAGGCGCTGCCCGGGAGGGCGGTCGCGGGGACCGTGGGGGACGTTCGGGTCGTGGTCGCCTCGCCGCGCTACGCGGCGCTCCTCACCCCGCTCGGTGGCGCGGTGAGGGCGCGCGTCGCGGCGCTCGAGGCGGCCGGCAAGACGGTCGCCGTCACCCTCGTCGGTGGCGAGGTCGCGGGGCTCATCGCGCTGCGCGACGCGGTGCGCCCCGAGGCGCGGCGCGCTACCGAGGCGCTGCGGGCGCTCGGCCTGAGGGTGGTGGTGCTCACCGGCGACAACCGCCGCGCGGCGGCGGCGCTCGCGGCCCCCCTCGGGCTCGAGGTCCGCGCCGAGCTCCTCCCCGAAGCCAAGCTCCGCTTGGTCGAGCGGCTCGGGCCGGGCGTCATGATGGTCGGCGACGGCATCAACGACGCCCCCGCCCTCGCCCGGGCGGACGTCGGCGTCGCCATGGGCGGCGGGACGGACGTCGCGCTCGAGACCGCCGACGCCGCCCTGCTGCGCGCCGAGCTCACCGGCGTCGCCGACCTCGTCGCGCTCGCGCGCCGGGCGCTGCGCACCGTCCGCGCAAACATCGCCATCGCTCTGGGGCTTAAAGCGCTCTTTTTGGCGACCACCCTCCTGGGCGTGACCGGCCTGTGGGCCGCCATCCTCGCCGATACCGGTGCGACCGCTCTGGTCACGGCCAACGCCCTGCGGCTCCTGCGCCCTACAACTGCCCCCCGCCCCGGCGGCCGTTAG
- a CDS encoding ArsR/SmtB family transcription factor: protein MNAPTEPETLADACDVRCVHPEAVARARAAQPAAARVEAAALLLKAVGDPTRLRLLSALATTELCVCDLAAVLGLSESAVSHQLRVLRVSRLVSYRKAGRVAYYRLADHHVQNLLEDVLAHAGEVAPT from the coding sequence GTGAACGCCCCCACCGAACCGGAAACCCTTGCGGACGCCTGCGACGTGCGGTGCGTGCATCCGGAGGCGGTCGCGCGGGCGCGCGCCGCGCAGCCCGCGGCGGCGCGCGTCGAGGCCGCGGCGCTCCTCCTTAAAGCGGTCGGCGACCCCACGCGCCTAAGGCTCCTGAGCGCCCTCGCCACCACCGAGCTCTGCGTCTGCGACCTCGCCGCGGTGCTCGGCCTGAGCGAGTCGGCCGTCAGCCACCAGCTCCGGGTGCTGCGCGTCAGCCGCCTCGTGAGCTACCGCAAGGCGGGCCGCGTCGCCTACTACCGCCTCGCCGACCACCACGTTCAGAACCTCCTCGAGGACGTTCTCGCGCACGCCGGTGAGGTCGCGCCCACGTAA
- a CDS encoding phosphopeptide-binding protein has product MTRPQPLPTLLGALVLLAGIVAFVRSSPPPLAPPPQVPLVAAPASPFEATLVGVTATGEVRETVSLQSYPEPGAQLAATLRALRAWLRDEGGWPEALGAPRVFLPVPTHAVLDFPLSAPPDLSAEAEAQLIASLRRTAARQGVREVTLLVNGRAPATFLGHVALADALELPPDGVQRGE; this is encoded by the coding sequence GTGACCCGCCCCCAACCCCTCCCGACGCTTTTGGGGGCGCTCGTGCTGCTCGCTGGCATCGTCGCGTTCGTGCGCAGCAGCCCGCCCCCCCTCGCCCCGCCGCCGCAGGTCCCCCTGGTAGCGGCGCCCGCGTCGCCCTTCGAGGCGACGCTCGTCGGGGTCACGGCGACGGGCGAGGTGCGCGAGACGGTGTCGCTGCAGAGCTACCCGGAGCCGGGGGCGCAGCTCGCCGCAACCCTGCGGGCGCTGCGCGCGTGGCTCCGCGACGAAGGGGGGTGGCCGGAGGCGCTCGGCGCGCCGCGCGTGTTCCTCCCCGTCCCGACGCACGCCGTGCTCGACTTTCCGCTCAGCGCTCCCCCCGACCTCTCGGCCGAGGCCGAAGCGCAGCTTATCGCCTCGCTGCGCCGCACCGCCGCGCGCCAGGGGGTGCGCGAGGTGACGCTGCTCGTCAACGGCCGCGCACCGGCGACCTTTTTAGGACACGTCGCGTTAGCGGACGCGCTCGAGCTCCCGCCGGACGGCGTGCAGCGAGGCGAGTAG